One Pseudochaenichthys georgianus chromosome 7, fPseGeo1.2, whole genome shotgun sequence DNA segment encodes these proteins:
- the LOC117449781 gene encoding anoctamin-7-like isoform X1: MLRKGDREVLLDLHSESEAQATDGYGSVHNGSYIPPRCFSAAAADDDDDDPIYMHCNTKSDQSVPQLGNYFRDGKTKIDFVLVWEIRSRKKRRGKSEVTGEEGDAAPPEESSRSERRKAQLAQWRQKFVQNLESAGLVMEKEETSNEKKTIHFLKLSAPWDVLVYFAEELCLRAPLQAQQNLDLNTSARVMNRLCIPNVMMESVPNRPLDYYTCAFRKSKMNRFLGCDNHDTYFTNTQRHRVVYEILARTVYGKRKRAEVGVDRLVNEGVYTAAFPLHEGSFKLPKYEIRPDELNQRQILHHYWSRWCKWYKYQPLDHIREYFGEKIALYFAWLGFYTAWLLPAAVVGTLVFVSGVMSMGTNTPAKDICTSGASYLMCPLCNTCKAWNMSDICTMAKLGYLFDHPGTVLFSVFMSFWAVTFLEYWKRKMATLAHHWDCMDFHEEEERPRPEFAAMAPTMEPNPVTGVKEPYFPEKTRLARVFTGSMVIIMMLCVVMIFLVTVVMCRGIISLMMFRTGSPVLRTEAGTIANICSSIVSLGLILLMGRVYTALAEQLTKWEMHRTQTQYDNAFIFKVFIFQFVNFYSSPFYVAFFKGRFVGYPTNYGTLFGMRNEDCGPGGCLIELAEQLFIIMVGKQLINNIQEFIIPKVKAWNQKRSLAKVMGDKASHEPQRWEEDYQLVECEGLFEEYLEMVLQFGFITIFVAAFPLAPLFALLNNWVEIRLDAHKFACEYRRPVAERAQNIGVWFNILEALSHLSVIANAFLIAFTSDFLPRLLYQFKFDNDLNGYVNFTLAYAPLNYTEYPMCRYKAYRDNDGNYSLFYWELLAVRLGFIIAFEHVVFFVLRAIDWIVPDVPGSLELKIKRERYLAKQALAENQEALLVSRGRGAAPASPGSSSPGSDASFGNMS, encoded by the exons ATGCTGAGGAAGGGAGACCGAGAGGTGCTCCTGGATCTGCACTCTGAGAGTGAAGCCCAAGCCACAGATGGATATGGGAGTGTGCACAACGGGAGCTATATCCCACCTAGATGT TTTTCAGCTGCAGCTGccgacgatgatgatgatgatcccATTTATATGCACTGTAATACAAAAAGTGACCAGTCGGTTCCACAGCTGGGGAATTACTTCAGAGATGGCAAAACCAAAATTG ACTTCGTACTCGTGTGGGAGATTCGCTCGCGGAAGAAACGGCGAGGGAAGAGCGAGGTGACGGGTGAGGAGGGGGACGCAGCGCCCCCCGAGGAGAGCAGCCGGTCTGAACGCAGGAAGGCTCAGCTGGCTCAGTGGAGGCAGAAGTTTGTCCAGAATCTGGAGAGTGCTGGATTAGTCATGGAAAAG GAGGAAACatcgaatgaaaagaaaacgaTACATTTCCTTAAACTTAGCGCTCCTTGGGATGTGTTGGTGTATTTCGCTGAGGAACTCTGTCTCAGAGCTCCACTGCAG GCCCAGCAAAACCTGGACCTCAACACATCTGCTCGGGTCATGAACAGACTATGCATACCTAACGTGATGATGGAGTCAGTGCCAAACAGGCCGCTGGACTATTACACATGTGCCTTTCGCAAGTCAAAGATGAACAG GTTTCTTGGCTGTGACAACCATGACACCTACTTCACGAACACGCAGAGACACCGTGTT GTGTATGAGATTCTTGCCAGAACGGTGTACGGCAAAAGGAAGAGGGCTGAGGTTGGAGTGGACAGACTTGTGAATGAAGGCGTGTACACGGCGGCTTTCCCCCTGCACGAG GGCTCCTTCAAGCTTCCAAAGTATGAGATTCGTCCTGACGAGCTGAACCAGAGGCAGATTCTTCATCACTACTGGAGCCGCTGGTGCAAATGGTACAAGTACCAGCCACTGGACCACATCAGAGAGTACTTTGGAGAGAAGATTGCACTTTACTTTGCCTGGCTGG GTTTCTACACAGCCTGGCTGCTGCCGGCCGCAGTGGTCGGGACCCTGGTCTTTGTGTCTGGAGTCATGTCCATGGGTACCAACACACCAGC TAAGGACATCTGTACCAGCGGAGCGAGTTATCTCATGTGTCCTCTGTGTAACACATGCAAGGCCTGGAACATGTCTGATATCTGCACCATGGCCAAG TTGGGCTACCTGTTTGACCACCCAGGAACCGTCCTCTTCAGTGTCTTCATGTCCTTCTGGGCTGTAACCTTCCTGGAGTACTGGAAGAGAAAGATGGCCACCCTGGCCCATCACTGGGACTGCATGGACTTCCATGAAGAAGAG GAGCGTCCTCGTCCAGAGTTTGCAGCCATGGCCCCGACGATGGAGCCAAACCCAGTGACCGGAGTGAAGGAGCCGTACTTCCCAGAGAAGACCAGGCTCGCCCGTGTGTTCACCGGCTCCATGGTGATCATCATGATG CTGTGCGTGGTGATGATTTTCCTGGTGACGGTGGTCATGTGCCGCGGGATCATCAGCTTGATGATGTTCCGCACCGGGAGCCCCGTCCTGCGTACAGAG GCAGGAACCATAGCGAACATCTGCAGCAGTATAGTGAGTCTGGGCCTCATCCTGCTGATGGGCCGGGTCTACACTGCATTAGCAGAGCAGCTCACTAAATGGG AGATGCACAGAACACAAACCCAGTACgacaatgcttttatcttcaaggTGTtcatcttccagtttgtcaactTCTACTCGTCCCCTTTCTATGTAGCTTTCTTTAAAGGAAG GTTTGTGGGGTACCCTACCAACTACGGGACCTTGTTTGGGATGAGAAATGAAGAT TGTGGACCCGGGGGCTGCCTCATTGAGCTGGCTGAGCAACTCTTCATCATCATGGTGGGAAAGCAGCTCATCAACAACATTCAGGAGTTCATTATCCC TAAGGTGAAGGCCTGGAACCAGAAGAGATCTTTGGCCAAGGTGATGGGGGACAAGGCATCCCATGAGCCTCAGCGCTGGGAGGAAGACTACCAGCTGGTGGAGTGTGAAGGCCTGTTCGAAGAGTACCTGGAGATGG TGCTCCAGTTTGGGTTCATCACCATCTTCGTGGCAGCGTTCCCCCTCGCCCCGCTCTTCGCCCTCCTCAACAACTGGGTGGAGATCCGTCTGGACGCACACAAGTTTGCGTGCGAGTACCGCCGACCGGTGGCTGAGCGCGCCCAGAACATCGGAGTGTGGTTCAACATCCTTGAAGCCCTGTCACACCTGTCCGTCATCGCCAAC GCCTTCCTGATAGCCTTCACATCAGATTTTTTACCTCGGCTGCTGTACCAGTTCAAGTTTGATAATGATCTCAACGGATATGTCAACTTCACCTTGGCTTACGCCCCACTTAACTACACAGAGTACCCAATGTGCAG ATATAAAGCGTACAGAGACAACGATGGAAACTACTCACTGTTCTACTGGGAGCTCCTTGCTGTCAGACTTGGCTTTATCATTGCTTTTGAG CACGTGGTATTCTTCGTGCTGCGCGCCATCGACTGGATCGTTCCTGATGTCCCGGGATCCCTTGAGCTGAAGATCAAGAGGGAGCGCTACCTGGCCAAGCAGGCTCTGGCCGAAAATCAGGAGGCTCTGCTGGTGAGTCGAGGCCGAGGGGCCGCCCCTGCCTCTCCAGGCAGCTCCAGCCCGG GAAGCGACGCGTCCTTTGGAAACATGAGTTAG
- the LOC117449781 gene encoding anoctamin-7-like isoform X2 has product MLRKGDREVLLDLHSESEAQATDGYGSVHNGSYIPPRCFSAAAADDDDDDPIYMHCNTKSDQSVPQLGNYFRDGKTKIDFVLVWEIRSRKKRRGKSEVTGEEGDAAPPEESSRSERRKAQLAQWRQKFVQNLESAGLVMEKEETSNEKKTIHFLKLSAPWDVLVYFAEELCLRAPLQAQQNLDLNTSARVMNRLCIPNVMMESVPNRPLDYYTCAFRKSKMNRFLGCDNHDTYFTNTQRHRVGSFKLPKYEIRPDELNQRQILHHYWSRWCKWYKYQPLDHIREYFGEKIALYFAWLGFYTAWLLPAAVVGTLVFVSGVMSMGTNTPAKDICTSGASYLMCPLCNTCKAWNMSDICTMAKLGYLFDHPGTVLFSVFMSFWAVTFLEYWKRKMATLAHHWDCMDFHEEEERPRPEFAAMAPTMEPNPVTGVKEPYFPEKTRLARVFTGSMVIIMMLCVVMIFLVTVVMCRGIISLMMFRTGSPVLRTEAGTIANICSSIVSLGLILLMGRVYTALAEQLTKWEMHRTQTQYDNAFIFKVFIFQFVNFYSSPFYVAFFKGRFVGYPTNYGTLFGMRNEDCGPGGCLIELAEQLFIIMVGKQLINNIQEFIIPKVKAWNQKRSLAKVMGDKASHEPQRWEEDYQLVECEGLFEEYLEMVLQFGFITIFVAAFPLAPLFALLNNWVEIRLDAHKFACEYRRPVAERAQNIGVWFNILEALSHLSVIANAFLIAFTSDFLPRLLYQFKFDNDLNGYVNFTLAYAPLNYTEYPMCRYKAYRDNDGNYSLFYWELLAVRLGFIIAFEHVVFFVLRAIDWIVPDVPGSLELKIKRERYLAKQALAENQEALLVSRGRGAAPASPGSSSPGSDASFGNMS; this is encoded by the exons ATGCTGAGGAAGGGAGACCGAGAGGTGCTCCTGGATCTGCACTCTGAGAGTGAAGCCCAAGCCACAGATGGATATGGGAGTGTGCACAACGGGAGCTATATCCCACCTAGATGT TTTTCAGCTGCAGCTGccgacgatgatgatgatgatcccATTTATATGCACTGTAATACAAAAAGTGACCAGTCGGTTCCACAGCTGGGGAATTACTTCAGAGATGGCAAAACCAAAATTG ACTTCGTACTCGTGTGGGAGATTCGCTCGCGGAAGAAACGGCGAGGGAAGAGCGAGGTGACGGGTGAGGAGGGGGACGCAGCGCCCCCCGAGGAGAGCAGCCGGTCTGAACGCAGGAAGGCTCAGCTGGCTCAGTGGAGGCAGAAGTTTGTCCAGAATCTGGAGAGTGCTGGATTAGTCATGGAAAAG GAGGAAACatcgaatgaaaagaaaacgaTACATTTCCTTAAACTTAGCGCTCCTTGGGATGTGTTGGTGTATTTCGCTGAGGAACTCTGTCTCAGAGCTCCACTGCAG GCCCAGCAAAACCTGGACCTCAACACATCTGCTCGGGTCATGAACAGACTATGCATACCTAACGTGATGATGGAGTCAGTGCCAAACAGGCCGCTGGACTATTACACATGTGCCTTTCGCAAGTCAAAGATGAACAG GTTTCTTGGCTGTGACAACCATGACACCTACTTCACGAACACGCAGAGACACCGTGTT GGCTCCTTCAAGCTTCCAAAGTATGAGATTCGTCCTGACGAGCTGAACCAGAGGCAGATTCTTCATCACTACTGGAGCCGCTGGTGCAAATGGTACAAGTACCAGCCACTGGACCACATCAGAGAGTACTTTGGAGAGAAGATTGCACTTTACTTTGCCTGGCTGG GTTTCTACACAGCCTGGCTGCTGCCGGCCGCAGTGGTCGGGACCCTGGTCTTTGTGTCTGGAGTCATGTCCATGGGTACCAACACACCAGC TAAGGACATCTGTACCAGCGGAGCGAGTTATCTCATGTGTCCTCTGTGTAACACATGCAAGGCCTGGAACATGTCTGATATCTGCACCATGGCCAAG TTGGGCTACCTGTTTGACCACCCAGGAACCGTCCTCTTCAGTGTCTTCATGTCCTTCTGGGCTGTAACCTTCCTGGAGTACTGGAAGAGAAAGATGGCCACCCTGGCCCATCACTGGGACTGCATGGACTTCCATGAAGAAGAG GAGCGTCCTCGTCCAGAGTTTGCAGCCATGGCCCCGACGATGGAGCCAAACCCAGTGACCGGAGTGAAGGAGCCGTACTTCCCAGAGAAGACCAGGCTCGCCCGTGTGTTCACCGGCTCCATGGTGATCATCATGATG CTGTGCGTGGTGATGATTTTCCTGGTGACGGTGGTCATGTGCCGCGGGATCATCAGCTTGATGATGTTCCGCACCGGGAGCCCCGTCCTGCGTACAGAG GCAGGAACCATAGCGAACATCTGCAGCAGTATAGTGAGTCTGGGCCTCATCCTGCTGATGGGCCGGGTCTACACTGCATTAGCAGAGCAGCTCACTAAATGGG AGATGCACAGAACACAAACCCAGTACgacaatgcttttatcttcaaggTGTtcatcttccagtttgtcaactTCTACTCGTCCCCTTTCTATGTAGCTTTCTTTAAAGGAAG GTTTGTGGGGTACCCTACCAACTACGGGACCTTGTTTGGGATGAGAAATGAAGAT TGTGGACCCGGGGGCTGCCTCATTGAGCTGGCTGAGCAACTCTTCATCATCATGGTGGGAAAGCAGCTCATCAACAACATTCAGGAGTTCATTATCCC TAAGGTGAAGGCCTGGAACCAGAAGAGATCTTTGGCCAAGGTGATGGGGGACAAGGCATCCCATGAGCCTCAGCGCTGGGAGGAAGACTACCAGCTGGTGGAGTGTGAAGGCCTGTTCGAAGAGTACCTGGAGATGG TGCTCCAGTTTGGGTTCATCACCATCTTCGTGGCAGCGTTCCCCCTCGCCCCGCTCTTCGCCCTCCTCAACAACTGGGTGGAGATCCGTCTGGACGCACACAAGTTTGCGTGCGAGTACCGCCGACCGGTGGCTGAGCGCGCCCAGAACATCGGAGTGTGGTTCAACATCCTTGAAGCCCTGTCACACCTGTCCGTCATCGCCAAC GCCTTCCTGATAGCCTTCACATCAGATTTTTTACCTCGGCTGCTGTACCAGTTCAAGTTTGATAATGATCTCAACGGATATGTCAACTTCACCTTGGCTTACGCCCCACTTAACTACACAGAGTACCCAATGTGCAG ATATAAAGCGTACAGAGACAACGATGGAAACTACTCACTGTTCTACTGGGAGCTCCTTGCTGTCAGACTTGGCTTTATCATTGCTTTTGAG CACGTGGTATTCTTCGTGCTGCGCGCCATCGACTGGATCGTTCCTGATGTCCCGGGATCCCTTGAGCTGAAGATCAAGAGGGAGCGCTACCTGGCCAAGCAGGCTCTGGCCGAAAATCAGGAGGCTCTGCTGGTGAGTCGAGGCCGAGGGGCCGCCCCTGCCTCTCCAGGCAGCTCCAGCCCGG GAAGCGACGCGTCCTTTGGAAACATGAGTTAG